The Sphingobium sp. BYY-5 genome contains a region encoding:
- a CDS encoding lipopolysaccharide biosynthesis protein, with translation MGLQDADANDAGFGARIRSAIFWRSGSQIVSQMMSWVVTLAVIRLLDPADYGLFAMTQVILNFATFLNGYGLVSALVQSDTVEPHRLRQAFGIMLLLNGGLALLQLAIAPLAADYYGQPMVADLLRVQALLYLSTPFISIPEAIMGRALDFKRPALVNLIAAIASAAVALTGALSGWGVWTLVFAPIAGFWVKGAGYVIATGFKPIPSFDFRGTGAMVAYGASLLGGQLFWIIQSQADIFIGGRVLEPHTLGLYAEALFLTQIFVSKFVPPLNDVAFPAYARMQKDVSRVAWSFCKAVKLLLLLTCPIYLGMAVTAEPLVETLFGRKWLEMAPFVAILALAMPFMTVQVMFAPVSNALGRPGTTARIAAVGAVLMPAAFLIGIKFGAVGLAWAWLAAFPVLTAITTRLAGAPMGLRFADLIRAAAPGLGCSVLMAVAVMAVGRLLPPLPAPVRLGILVPVGGLAFLGALMLCARGTLMELVELLIRRKPPAQAPA, from the coding sequence ATGGGTTTGCAGGATGCCGACGCGAATGATGCGGGTTTCGGCGCACGGATAAGGAGCGCCATCTTCTGGCGATCAGGGAGCCAGATAGTGTCGCAGATGATGAGCTGGGTGGTGACGCTGGCCGTCATCCGCCTGCTCGATCCGGCGGACTATGGCCTGTTCGCCATGACCCAGGTCATCCTGAACTTCGCGACCTTCCTCAATGGCTATGGGCTGGTGAGCGCGCTGGTGCAGTCCGACACGGTCGAACCGCACCGGCTGCGTCAGGCCTTCGGCATCATGCTGCTGCTGAATGGTGGGCTGGCCCTACTTCAACTCGCCATCGCGCCATTGGCAGCAGACTATTATGGCCAGCCGATGGTCGCAGACCTGCTGCGGGTGCAGGCGCTGCTCTATCTGTCCACCCCCTTTATCTCCATCCCGGAAGCGATCATGGGCCGGGCGCTCGATTTCAAACGGCCCGCCCTGGTCAATCTGATCGCCGCCATCGCTTCGGCCGCCGTCGCGCTGACCGGCGCCCTGTCGGGCTGGGGCGTCTGGACGCTGGTGTTCGCGCCGATCGCCGGTTTCTGGGTCAAAGGGGCGGGCTATGTGATCGCCACCGGGTTCAAGCCGATCCCAAGTTTCGATTTCCGCGGCACCGGGGCGATGGTCGCCTATGGCGCATCCCTGCTGGGCGGGCAGCTTTTCTGGATCATCCAGAGCCAGGCCGATATCTTCATCGGCGGGCGCGTGCTGGAACCCCATACGCTCGGCCTCTACGCCGAGGCGCTGTTCCTGACCCAGATTTTCGTGAGCAAATTCGTGCCGCCGCTCAACGACGTCGCCTTCCCCGCTTATGCGCGGATGCAGAAGGATGTGAGCCGGGTCGCCTGGTCCTTCTGCAAGGCGGTCAAGCTGCTGCTGCTGCTGACCTGCCCCATCTATCTGGGCATGGCGGTGACGGCTGAGCCGCTGGTTGAAACATTGTTCGGGCGCAAATGGCTGGAAATGGCGCCTTTCGTCGCGATTCTCGCGCTCGCCATGCCGTTCATGACCGTGCAGGTGATGTTCGCGCCGGTAAGCAACGCACTGGGCCGTCCCGGCACGACGGCGCGCATCGCTGCGGTCGGCGCGGTGTTGATGCCCGCCGCCTTCCTGATCGGCATAAAGTTCGGCGCGGTCGGCCTGGCCTGGGCGTGGCTGGCGGCCTTTCCGGTCCTGACCGCTATCACGACCCGACTCGCGGGCGCACCGATGGGTTTGCGATTCGCCGATCTGATTCGCGCAGCCGCGCCGGGGCTTGGCTGTTCGGTGCTGATGGCAGTAGCGGTGATGGCCGTGGGTAGGCTGTTGCCCCCCCTCCCCGCGCCGGTCCGGCTGGGGATATTGGTGCCGGTGGGCGGCCTCGCCTTTCTTGGCGCGCTGATGCTGTGCGCGCGCGGTACCCTGATGGAACTGGTCGAACTGCTGATCCGGCGCAAGCCGCCGGCCCAGGCGCCCGCCTGA
- a CDS encoding hotdog domain-containing protein, protein MPRLTDINSNGHIFGGWVLSQMDIAGGIVAARIAQGAVATVAIESMKFITPILLGDIVSVYAREERRGRTSIAIRIDVVAIRGVGQQEVELTSGLYTFVALDANHRPRPLPEA, encoded by the coding sequence ATGCCGCGGCTGACCGACATCAACAGCAACGGCCATATTTTCGGCGGCTGGGTATTGAGCCAGATGGACATTGCCGGCGGCATCGTCGCCGCGCGAATCGCGCAGGGCGCGGTCGCAACCGTGGCGATCGAGAGCATGAAATTCATCACCCCGATCCTGCTGGGCGACATCGTGTCGGTCTATGCGCGAGAAGAACGGCGTGGCCGCACATCGATCGCTATCCGCATTGATGTCGTGGCGATACGCGGCGTCGGCCAGCAGGAGGTCGAACTGACCAGCGGCCTCTATACGTTCGTCGCGCTGGACGCGAATCACCGGCCACGCCCTCTGCCCGAAGCCTGA
- a CDS encoding CBS domain-containing protein — translation MTIAAILQGKGRDVIHVKPTDSVLSAVQLLAEKRIGCVPVVEDGAVLGIFSERDLLYRVASDGAAALNHTVGEVMTAPAITIDDRTPILHGLSLMTKRRIRHLPVVIDGKLTGLISIGDLVKFRIDTIESEAASLRDYIQTA, via the coding sequence ATGACCATCGCGGCGATATTGCAGGGGAAGGGACGCGACGTCATCCATGTGAAACCGACCGACAGCGTGCTGTCCGCGGTGCAATTGCTGGCAGAAAAGCGCATCGGCTGTGTGCCGGTGGTCGAAGATGGCGCGGTGCTCGGCATATTTTCCGAACGTGACCTGCTCTATCGTGTCGCCAGCGACGGCGCGGCGGCGCTCAATCATACGGTGGGGGAAGTGATGACCGCGCCGGCTATCACCATCGATGACCGGACCCCAATCCTCCATGGCCTGTCGCTGATGACCAAGCGGCGCATTCGCCACCTGCCGGTGGTCATAGACGGGAAGCTTACGGGGCTGATCTCGATCGGCGATCTTGTGAAGTTCCGCATCGACACCATCGAATCGGAAGCGGCTTCACTGCGCGACTATATCCAGACCGCCTGA